In Gammaproteobacteria bacterium, one genomic interval encodes:
- a CDS encoding KpsF/GutQ family sugar-phosphate isomerase gives MIPDPAALTRIAREVLETEASAVSALTARLDGSFTEACRLMLACRGRVVVTGMGKSGHVAGKIAATLASTGTPAFFVHPGEASHGDLGMITGEDLVLALSNSGETSELVTILPLIKRLGVKLIALTGKPGSSLAKTADVHLDVSVAREADPLNLAPTASTTAALAMGDALAMAVLSARGFTHEDFARSHPGGSLGRRLLLRVEDIMHKGERVPSVPLGTSLSQALVEMTRKGLGMTAIVDAGGKVAGIYTDGDLRRTLDKQVDVHKAKVDEVMTRDCTTAAPDMLAGEALHILESRKFNGLLVVDKGGKLLGALNMHDLLRAGIV, from the coding sequence CCGGACCCCGCCGCCCTCACCCGCATCGCGCGGGAGGTCCTGGAGACCGAAGCCAGCGCGGTCAGCGCGCTCACGGCGCGCCTGGACGGCTCCTTCACCGAGGCCTGCCGCCTCATGCTCGCCTGCCGCGGCCGCGTGGTGGTGACCGGCATGGGCAAGAGCGGGCACGTGGCCGGCAAGATCGCGGCCACCCTCGCCTCCACCGGCACGCCGGCCTTCTTCGTGCATCCGGGCGAGGCCAGCCACGGCGACCTCGGCATGATCACCGGCGAGGACCTGGTGCTGGCGCTCTCCAACTCCGGCGAGACCAGCGAGCTCGTCACCATCCTGCCGCTCATCAAGCGCCTCGGCGTGAAGCTGATCGCGCTCACCGGCAAGCCCGGCTCCAGCCTCGCCAAGACCGCCGACGTGCACCTGGATGTGAGCGTGGCGCGCGAGGCGGACCCCCTCAACCTCGCGCCCACGGCCAGCACCACCGCGGCGCTGGCCATGGGCGACGCGCTGGCCATGGCGGTGCTCTCGGCCCGCGGCTTCACCCACGAGGACTTCGCCCGCTCCCATCCCGGCGGCAGCCTGGGGAGGCGCCTCCTGCTCCGGGTCGAGGACATCATGCACAAGGGCGAGCGCGTCCCCTCCGTGCCCCTCGGCACTTCCCTGAGCCAGGCGCTGGTCGAGATGACCCGCAAGGGCCTGGGGATGACGGCGATCGTGGACGCAGGCGGCAAGGTCGCCGGCATCTACACCGACGGCGACCTGCGCCGCACCCTGGACAAGCAGGTGGACGTACACAAGGCCAAGGTCGACGAGGTGATGACCCGCGACTGCACCACCGCAGCCCCCGACATGCTGGCGGGCGAGGCGCTGCATATATTGGAGAGCCGCAAGTTCAACGGCCTGCTGGTGGTGGACAAGGGCGGGAAACTGCTGGGCGCGCTGAACATGCATGATCTCCTGAGAGCAGGCATCGTCTAG
- a CDS encoding HAD hydrolase family protein, translated as MDLRERAARIKLVVFDVDGVFTDGSLYYGPGGEELKVFNVQDGQGVKRLLAAGIGAAVISGRDSAAVTRRMRDLGITHVFQGDEDKLPVLERLLKKLGLTLEQAAHVGDDLPDLPLFQRVGLAVATANAMPALKAAAHHVTAAGGGRGAVREVCDLLLTAQGHA; from the coding sequence ATGGACCTGAGAGAGAGAGCAGCCCGTATCAAGCTGGTGGTGTTCGACGTGGATGGCGTGTTCACTGACGGCAGCCTGTACTACGGTCCCGGCGGCGAGGAGCTCAAGGTCTTCAACGTGCAGGACGGCCAGGGCGTGAAGCGCCTGCTGGCCGCGGGCATCGGTGCGGCGGTGATCTCCGGGCGCGACTCGGCCGCGGTGACGCGCCGCATGCGCGACCTCGGCATCACCCACGTGTTCCAGGGCGACGAGGACAAGCTGCCGGTGCTGGAACGCCTGCTCAAGAAGCTCGGTCTCACTCTGGAGCAGGCCGCCCACGTGGGCGATGACCTGCCGGACCTGCCGCTGTTCCAGCGGGTCGGCCTGGCCGTGGCGACGGCGAATGCCATGCCGGCCCTCAAGGCTGCCGCCCACCACGTCACCGCCGCCGGCGGCGGGCGCGGGGCGGTGCGCGAGGTCTGCGATCTCCTGCTCACCGCCCAAGGGCACGCATGA
- the lptC gene encoding LPS export ABC transporter periplasmic protein LptC: MNLRLTTLVLFLVAVAVGTVWLLRETELQGLQGERPKTHKPDYYFTDAIVTSLDLKGKPASELKAPRIIHHPDDDSVEVFLPRMRYFTKQGEPWYAEADHGLEPSGGNLVYLDGHVKMTHHDEHGGPPLVIDTDHLTVDLQTNVATTDDPVAMVKGVSHMTGTGMDGYMQDNRMVLRTNVKAFYVPSKP; encoded by the coding sequence ATGAACCTGCGCCTGACCACCCTGGTGCTGTTCCTGGTGGCGGTGGCGGTCGGCACCGTGTGGCTGCTGCGGGAGACCGAGCTGCAGGGCCTGCAGGGCGAGCGCCCCAAGACCCACAAGCCCGACTACTACTTCACCGACGCCATCGTGACGAGCCTGGACCTCAAGGGCAAACCGGCTTCCGAGCTGAAGGCGCCGCGCATCATCCACCATCCGGACGACGACAGCGTGGAGGTGTTCCTGCCGCGCATGCGCTACTTCACCAAGCAGGGCGAGCCCTGGTATGCCGAGGCCGACCACGGGCTGGAGCCGAGCGGCGGCAACCTCGTATACCTGGACGGACACGTGAAGATGACCCACCATGACGAGCATGGCGGGCCGCCACTCGTGATAGACACCGACCACCTCACGGTGGACCTGCAGACCAACGTCGCCACCACCGACGACCCGGTAGCCATGGTCAAAGGCGTGAGCCACATGACCGGCACCGGCATGGACGGCTACATGCAGGACAATCGCATGGTGCTGCGCACCAACGTCAAGGCTTTCTATGTACCCAGCAAACCGTAA
- the lptA gene encoding lipopolysaccharide transport periplasmic protein LptA, with amino-acid sequence MYPANRKPLLLAVFAVGLLAAGGAWALKTDKNQPINVQSDHGDFRSDPKDNSRGTGIYTGHVIITQGSIVLTADRAVLHIVNNELNSADVTGEPATFVQQPDQGAPMNGEAREITYDAGKNEIVLIDNARLSQAVGDAAGAGKHGEAKPDDMPGERLMTADRIRYNTDTQRVIARAGDDEQRVHISFPPKTAAPAPSTAARPVKPVPAAATHAGTPP; translated from the coding sequence ATGTACCCAGCAAACCGTAAGCCGCTGCTGCTCGCCGTCTTCGCCGTGGGCCTCTTGGCCGCCGGCGGCGCCTGGGCGCTCAAGACCGACAAGAACCAGCCCATCAACGTGCAGTCGGACCACGGCGACTTCCGCAGCGACCCCAAGGACAACAGCCGCGGCACCGGCATCTACACCGGCCACGTGATCATCACCCAGGGCAGCATCGTGCTGACCGCCGACCGGGCGGTGCTGCATATCGTCAACAACGAACTGAACAGCGCGGACGTGACCGGCGAGCCCGCCACCTTCGTGCAGCAGCCGGACCAGGGCGCGCCCATGAACGGGGAGGCGCGCGAGATCACCTACGACGCCGGCAAGAACGAGATTGTGCTCATCGACAACGCGCGCCTGAGCCAGGCGGTGGGGGATGCCGCCGGAGCCGGCAAGCATGGCGAAGCCAAACCCGATGACATGCCTGGCGAGCGGCTCATGACCGCCGACCGCATCCGCTACAACACCGACACCCAGCGCGTGATCGCCAGGGCCGGCGACGACGAGCAGCGGGTGCACATCAGCTTCCCGCCCAAGACCGCCGCGCCGGCCCCCTCCACCGCGGCCAGACCCGTGAAGCCCGTCCCGGCCGCCGCCACCCATGCAGGAACCCCGCCGTGA
- the lptB gene encoding LPS export ABC transporter ATP-binding protein: MSTLKAENLVKRYRRREVVRGVSLGLERGEVVGLLGPNGAGKTTLFYMIVGLVPADGGSITLDGEDLTKLPVHARARLGLGYLPQEASVFRKLTVEDNILAILETRSDLGRKDRKQRLEELLEELHISHIRDGLGISLSGGERRRVEIARALAADPAFMLLDEPFAGVDPISVIDIQRIIDHLKARNIGVLVTDHNVRETLGICGRAYIINAGQVIAEGTPDSILANQEVRQVYLGENFRL, translated from the coding sequence GTGAGCACCCTGAAGGCCGAGAACCTGGTCAAGCGCTACCGCCGCCGCGAGGTGGTGCGTGGAGTGTCGCTGGGGCTCGAACGCGGCGAGGTAGTGGGCCTGCTCGGCCCCAATGGCGCCGGCAAGACCACCCTGTTCTACATGATCGTGGGGCTGGTGCCGGCGGACGGCGGCAGCATCACCCTGGATGGGGAGGACCTGACGAAGCTGCCGGTGCACGCGCGCGCGCGCCTGGGGCTGGGCTATCTGCCGCAGGAAGCCTCGGTGTTCCGCAAGCTCACGGTGGAGGACAACATCCTCGCCATCCTCGAGACCCGCTCGGACCTCGGCCGCAAGGACCGCAAGCAGCGGCTGGAGGAGCTCCTGGAGGAACTGCACATCAGCCACATCCGCGACGGTCTCGGCATCTCGCTGTCGGGCGGCGAGCGGCGGCGCGTGGAGATCGCGCGCGCGCTGGCGGCGGACCCGGCGTTCATGCTGCTGGATGAGCCCTTCGCCGGCGTGGACCCGATCTCGGTGATCGACATCCAGCGCATCATCGACCACCTGAAGGCACGCAACATCGGCGTGCTGGTCACGGACCATAACGTGCGGGAGACGCTCGGGATATGCGGCCGGGCATATATCATCAACGCCGGCCAGGTGATCGCGGAAGGTACTCCCGACAGCATCCTCGCCAACCAGGAAGTCCGTCAAGTCTACCTAGGCGAGAATTTTCGGCTATAA
- a CDS encoding RNA polymerase factor sigma-54, producing MKPTLVLRQTQRLSLTPELRQALGLLQLSAMELSAKVREALEGNVLLEREDTATPEPEAGSAAETEPQVDWDSAAGSRESAGTWDDETDDFESAERGGQSLKEYLLWQLELARMSARDAAIGAAIIDSLNDDGYLTEPLEDIRQSLADSDEAPEADEMYAVLHRVQAFDPPGIAARDLKECLLLQLRQGDKTDPVRALATALVTSHLESIAAREHVRLCRLLGVERTALDTAMELIRELNPRPGAAIAGSPVDYVVPDVLVSRRGSGWFVELNPEAVPRIRVNAAYAAALHRGGDGGDLAQQLQEARWLVRSIRMRNETLLRVAQSIVRKQGGFLANGDEAMQPLLMKDLAQELELHESTVSRVVANKHMATPRGSVAFRHFFSGELPADDGGAFSATAIRAMIKKLVAQEDPRRPMSDNHITKALLDRGVHVARRTVAKYREALTIPPAHERRRLDQG from the coding sequence GTGAAGCCGACCCTCGTCCTGCGACAGACCCAGAGACTGAGTCTCACTCCCGAACTGCGCCAGGCCCTGGGATTGCTGCAGCTCTCCGCCATGGAGCTCTCCGCGAAGGTGCGGGAGGCCCTGGAGGGCAATGTGCTGCTGGAGCGCGAGGACACGGCCACGCCGGAGCCTGAGGCCGGTTCGGCCGCGGAGACCGAGCCTCAGGTGGACTGGGACAGCGCCGCCGGCAGCCGTGAGAGCGCCGGCACCTGGGACGATGAGACCGACGACTTCGAGTCAGCCGAGCGCGGCGGCCAGAGCCTCAAGGAATACCTCCTGTGGCAGCTCGAGCTCGCACGCATGAGCGCGCGGGACGCCGCCATCGGCGCCGCCATCATCGACTCGCTAAACGACGACGGCTACCTCACCGAGCCCCTCGAGGACATCCGCCAGTCCCTGGCGGACAGCGACGAGGCGCCGGAAGCGGACGAGATGTACGCGGTGCTGCACCGGGTGCAAGCCTTCGACCCTCCCGGCATCGCGGCCCGCGACCTCAAGGAATGCCTGCTGCTGCAGCTGCGCCAGGGCGACAAGACCGACCCGGTGCGCGCCCTCGCCACCGCACTCGTCACCAGCCACCTGGAGAGCATCGCCGCCCGTGAGCACGTGCGCCTGTGCCGCCTGCTGGGCGTGGAACGCACCGCGCTGGACACGGCCATGGAGCTGATCCGCGAGCTCAACCCGCGCCCTGGCGCCGCCATCGCCGGCAGTCCGGTGGACTATGTGGTGCCGGACGTGCTGGTGAGCCGGCGCGGCAGCGGCTGGTTCGTGGAACTCAACCCCGAGGCGGTGCCGCGCATCCGCGTCAACGCCGCCTACGCAGCGGCGCTCCACCGCGGGGGCGACGGCGGGGACCTGGCCCAGCAGCTGCAGGAGGCGCGCTGGCTGGTGCGCAGCATCCGCATGCGCAACGAGACGCTGCTGCGCGTGGCGCAGAGCATCGTGCGCAAGCAAGGCGGATTCCTGGCGAACGGCGACGAAGCCATGCAGCCGCTGCTGATGAAGGACCTGGCGCAGGAACTGGAGCTGCACGAGTCCACCGTCTCGCGCGTGGTCGCGAACAAGCACATGGCGACGCCGCGCGGCAGCGTGGCGTTCCGGCACTTCTTCTCCGGCGAGCTGCCGGCGGACGATGGCGGCGCGTTCTCCGCCACCGCCATCAGGGCGATGATCAAGAAGCTGGTGGCGCAGGAGGATCCGCGCCGCCCGATGAGCGACAACCACATCACCAAGGCCCTCCTGGACCGCGGGGTTCACGTGGCCCGGCGCACGGTGGCGAAATACCGTGAGGCCCTGACCATCCCCCCGGCCCACGAGCGCAGACGCCTCGATCAGGGGTAA
- the raiA gene encoding ribosome-associated translation inhibitor RaiA, translating into MKIDVTGHHVEITDALRTYVQNKFERLERHFDHVTGIHVVLTVSKLEHRAEATLNVSRAKLFADAVEADMYAAIDSLVDKLDRQVKKHKEKLSGHSDRASVRNAVPG; encoded by the coding sequence ATGAAGATAGACGTTACGGGACACCACGTGGAGATCACCGATGCGCTCCGCACCTACGTGCAGAACAAGTTCGAGCGGCTGGAGCGCCATTTCGACCACGTCACCGGCATCCATGTGGTGCTGACCGTGTCCAAGCTGGAACACCGGGCCGAGGCCACGCTCAACGTGAGCCGTGCCAAGCTCTTCGCCGATGCCGTGGAGGCGGACATGTACGCCGCCATAGACAGCCTGGTGGACAAGCTCGACCGGCAGGTGAAGAAGCACAAGGAGAAGCTCTCCGGCCACAGCGACCGGGCCTCGGTGCGAAACGCCGTCCCCGGCTAG
- the rapZ gene encoding RNase adapter RapZ: protein MRLVILSGLSGSGKSVAIHMLEDLGYYCVDNIPAGHLQSFVRETLLTGDPAYQRMAVGVDARNRTEDIRAVPQTVKKLRSDGIECEIVFLHADDTVLLKRYGESHRPHPLAGEGRSLKDAIRAERELLGPLADEADMVLDSSRTSVHELRELVRARIHRESRQALSLLFQSFGFRHGIPGDSDFVFDARGLPNPYWEPTLKMLSGRDLAVAKYLDSHEPVRKFVADIEGFLEYWIPKFESSNRQYLTVSIGCTGGYHRSVYVVEKLAEHFRAQGREVLTKHNELK, encoded by the coding sequence ATGCGTCTCGTCATCCTCAGCGGCCTCTCCGGTTCCGGCAAGTCTGTGGCGATCCACATGCTGGAGGACCTGGGCTACTACTGCGTGGACAACATCCCGGCCGGGCACCTGCAGAGCTTCGTGCGCGAGACCCTGCTCACCGGCGACCCCGCCTACCAGCGCATGGCGGTGGGCGTGGATGCCCGCAACCGGACCGAGGACATCCGCGCGGTGCCCCAGACAGTCAAGAAGCTCAGGTCCGACGGCATCGAGTGCGAGATCGTGTTCCTGCACGCAGACGACACGGTGCTGCTGAAGCGCTACGGTGAGAGCCATCGCCCCCATCCGTTGGCCGGCGAGGGCCGCTCCCTCAAGGACGCGATCCGTGCCGAGCGTGAACTCCTGGGCCCGCTGGCCGACGAAGCGGACATGGTGCTGGACAGCTCCCGCACCTCGGTGCACGAGCTGCGCGAGCTGGTGCGGGCCCGCATCCACCGCGAGAGCCGCCAGGCATTGTCGCTCCTGTTCCAGTCCTTCGGCTTCCGCCACGGCATCCCGGGGGACTCGGACTTCGTGTTCGATGCCCGCGGCCTGCCCAACCCCTACTGGGAACCCACCCTCAAGATGCTGTCCGGCCGCGACCTGGCGGTGGCGAAGTACTTGGACAGCCACGAGCCGGTGCGCAAGTTCGTCGCGGACATCGAGGGCTTCCTGGAATACTGGATCCCCAAGTTCGAGTCCTCCAACCGCCAGTACCTGACGGTCTCCATCGGCTGCACCGGCGGCTACCATCGTTCCGTATATGTGGTGGAGAAGCTGGCGGAGCACTTCCGCGCACAAGGCCGCGAGGTCCTCACCAAGCACAACGAGTTGAAGTGA